One part of the Pelagicoccus sp. SDUM812003 genome encodes these proteins:
- a CDS encoding PLP-dependent aminotransferase family protein, whose product MEIDRATYVPELRGGREAGYRRVYEAFREAIRLGQLSGGRKVPSSRELAARYGVARITVTQAYEQLVAEGYLETRRGAGTFVAKALPEGFFRAGGDENGARVRIREGTSRYVEQPAFLSGCPALDAFPVERWLKCYAKYLRGSTYSLNTYGHGDGGYGRLREAIAGHLRTQRGVRCEAGQILILSGSQPGIELVARALVKPGDRVGTENPCFRGIVDSFRLNGAEVCGVPVDELGMRVGELKRMRKALRVVVTTPARQFPLGYAMPVGRQAELLEWAREKEAWILEDDYDSEFRFRGKPLPAMQGITPNERILYLGTFSRSMFPDVRIGYLVVPKSVYPDFLTLWKAGAMNPPVSMQAALAEFIEAGDFERHLRKMRLLYARRCRWLAELVERELGEWLELGVADGGLHFVGYFRSEVDGELVARLAGEKGVVVYPISRYGVADAQLERNGLMFGFSSFGEEAMERGVRVLREVLGLPTNA is encoded by the coding sequence ATGGAAATTGATAGAGCCACTTATGTGCCGGAATTGAGGGGAGGTCGGGAGGCTGGGTATCGGCGGGTGTATGAGGCGTTTCGGGAGGCGATCCGGCTGGGGCAGTTGTCTGGGGGGCGGAAGGTGCCGTCGAGTCGGGAGCTGGCGGCGCGGTATGGGGTGGCTCGGATTACGGTGACGCAGGCGTATGAGCAGCTGGTGGCGGAAGGGTATTTGGAGACGCGGCGGGGGGCGGGGACCTTTGTGGCGAAGGCCCTGCCGGAAGGGTTTTTTCGAGCGGGTGGAGATGAAAACGGAGCGAGGGTGCGGATTCGAGAGGGGACGAGCCGGTACGTCGAGCAGCCGGCGTTTTTGTCGGGGTGTCCGGCGCTGGATGCCTTTCCGGTGGAGCGGTGGTTGAAGTGTTACGCGAAGTATTTGCGGGGATCGACGTATTCGCTGAACACCTACGGTCATGGGGATGGCGGGTACGGGCGACTGCGGGAGGCGATCGCGGGACACTTGCGGACGCAGCGCGGGGTGCGTTGCGAGGCGGGGCAGATTTTGATTTTGAGCGGCAGCCAGCCGGGAATCGAGCTAGTGGCTCGGGCCTTGGTGAAGCCGGGAGATCGGGTGGGGACGGAGAATCCTTGTTTTCGGGGGATCGTGGATTCGTTTCGGCTAAACGGGGCGGAGGTGTGTGGGGTGCCGGTGGATGAGCTGGGGATGCGGGTGGGGGAATTGAAACGGATGCGAAAGGCGTTGCGGGTGGTGGTGACGACGCCGGCTCGACAGTTTCCGCTTGGGTATGCGATGCCAGTGGGGCGTCAGGCGGAGTTGCTGGAGTGGGCTCGGGAGAAGGAGGCGTGGATTCTGGAGGACGACTACGACAGCGAGTTTCGTTTTCGGGGGAAGCCCTTGCCAGCGATGCAGGGGATAACGCCGAACGAGCGTATTCTGTATTTGGGCACGTTTTCTCGATCCATGTTTCCGGATGTTCGGATTGGCTACCTTGTAGTGCCTAAGTCTGTGTATCCGGATTTTCTGACGCTATGGAAGGCGGGGGCGATGAATCCGCCGGTGTCGATGCAGGCGGCTTTAGCGGAGTTTATCGAGGCGGGGGATTTTGAGCGGCATTTGAGGAAGATGCGTTTGCTCTACGCGAGGCGGTGCAGGTGGCTGGCGGAGCTGGTGGAACGAGAATTGGGAGAGTGGCTGGAACTAGGGGTGGCGGATGGAGGACTGCATTTCGTTGGGTATTTTCGGAGCGAGGTGGATGGGGAGCTCGTGGCGAGGTTGGCGGGCGAGAAGGGAGTGGTGGTGTATCCGATAAGTCGGTACGGGGTGGCGGACGCGCAGCTGGAAAGGAATGGGTTGATGTTTGGGTTCTCGTCGTTTGGGGAGGAGGCGATGGAGAGGGGGGTTAGGGTGTTGAGGGAGGTGTTGGGGTTGCCCACAAATGCTTGA
- a CDS encoding HD domain-containing protein, with protein sequence MVNTPERLAQQMAFIIEADKLKSIFRQSYISDKTRRENDAEHSWHLALMAITLFEHANDPQLDLLKILRMVIIHDIVEIDAGDTYIYDEEHKKDQERRERLAADRLFGLLPEDQAIEFRALWDEFELGESAEARFAKAIDRLHPMLLNYLADGKTWLEHGVVATQVREINQKIERGSASLWTYAQGLIQNAIQSGILPAK encoded by the coding sequence ATGGTAAACACTCCTGAGCGCCTCGCCCAGCAAATGGCCTTCATCATCGAAGCCGACAAGCTGAAGTCCATATTCCGACAATCCTATATCAGCGACAAGACGCGGCGAGAAAACGATGCGGAGCATTCCTGGCATCTGGCCCTGATGGCCATCACATTGTTCGAGCACGCGAACGATCCGCAGCTCGATCTCCTGAAAATCCTGCGCATGGTGATCATCCACGACATCGTGGAGATCGATGCCGGAGATACCTACATCTACGACGAGGAGCACAAAAAGGATCAGGAGCGGCGCGAGCGCCTGGCGGCCGATCGCCTCTTCGGTCTTCTGCCAGAGGATCAGGCGATAGAGTTCAGAGCGCTCTGGGACGAATTCGAGCTCGGGGAAAGCGCGGAAGCGCGTTTCGCCAAGGCGATCGATCGACTCCATCCGATGCTGCTCAACTACCTGGCGGACGGGAAGACCTGGCTTGAGCACGGCGTAGTGGCCACTCAAGTACGGGAGATCAACCAGAAGATCGAACGCGGCAGCGCCAGCTTATGGACCTATGCCCAAGGCCTGATCCAGAACGCCATCCAAAGCGGCATCCTGCCGGCAAAATAG
- the erpA gene encoding iron-sulfur cluster insertion protein ErpA, which yields MITLTPKAASKIQELQSDAGEGKLLRVFVESGGCSGFQYGMSFDEKKESDQQLESAGICFLMDESSLAYMEGSTIDFDDGLQGKGFEIKNPNAQSTCGCGKSFS from the coding sequence ATGATAACGCTTACACCAAAGGCTGCTTCTAAGATCCAAGAGCTGCAATCCGATGCGGGAGAGGGAAAACTTCTCCGCGTCTTCGTGGAATCCGGCGGCTGCTCTGGCTTTCAGTATGGCATGTCCTTCGACGAGAAGAAGGAGTCCGACCAGCAACTCGAAAGCGCTGGCATCTGCTTTCTGATGGACGAATCCAGCCTGGCCTACATGGAGGGCAGCACCATCGACTTCGACGACGGCCTGCAGGGCAAGGGTTTCGAAATCAAGAACCCGAACGCTCAAAGCACCTGCGGCTGCGGAAAGTCGTTCTCCTAG
- a CDS encoding DUF3108 domain-containing protein, producing MTSTIPDRRLFARWTIAALLLLGCASASAGINGDEFDESTEPDVPDEIEWPEARFADPMERGRAFQPGNEFLFRAQWGIFRKAGSIAITVESASHSDQEEESLQVIMETASAGVIRSFYPMDLESRTSLDPREFRVVRDEVDGIVRSKESRTVALFDYDEGKVVYTDELEPERNKIKKLPYDVTLDYASCILQLRSWDLAVGSRYQMCVNSKGKFYFVELEAVEKDRIRTEFGARDCFRIEPVRVFPQSKTFREGGKMAIWITDDAERIPVRVDVKTSFGTARMLLEEYQLADTQELAKK from the coding sequence ATGACTTCAACGATCCCAGACAGACGACTTTTCGCCCGCTGGACCATCGCAGCGCTCCTGCTCCTCGGATGCGCGTCCGCTAGCGCCGGCATCAATGGCGACGAGTTCGACGAATCAACCGAGCCCGACGTGCCGGACGAGATCGAGTGGCCGGAAGCCCGTTTCGCCGATCCCATGGAACGCGGACGGGCCTTCCAGCCAGGAAACGAGTTTCTCTTCCGAGCCCAATGGGGCATCTTTCGCAAAGCGGGCTCCATCGCGATCACCGTGGAAAGCGCCAGCCACTCCGACCAGGAAGAGGAAAGCCTGCAGGTGATCATGGAAACCGCTTCCGCCGGCGTCATCCGCTCCTTCTATCCTATGGATCTGGAATCGAGAACCAGCCTCGATCCACGCGAGTTTCGCGTCGTGCGCGACGAAGTCGACGGGATCGTGCGATCCAAAGAGAGCCGCACCGTCGCCCTCTTCGACTACGACGAAGGAAAGGTCGTCTACACCGACGAGCTCGAACCGGAACGCAACAAGATCAAAAAGCTGCCCTACGACGTCACCCTCGACTACGCCAGCTGCATCCTCCAGCTGCGCAGCTGGGATCTGGCCGTCGGCTCCCGCTATCAAATGTGCGTCAACTCCAAGGGCAAATTCTACTTCGTAGAGCTGGAAGCAGTGGAAAAGGACCGCATCCGCACCGAATTCGGGGCCCGCGACTGCTTTCGCATCGAACCAGTGCGGGTCTTCCCCCAGAGCAAGACCTTCCGCGAAGGCGGCAAAATGGCGATCTGGATCACCGACGACGCGGAGCGCATCCCCGTGCGCGTGGACGTGAAAACCAGCTTCGGCACCGCCCGCATGCTGCTCGAGGAGTACCAGCTGGCAGATACCCAAGAGCTTGCAAAGAAGTGA
- a CDS encoding NADPH-dependent assimilatory sulfite reductase hemoprotein subunit, translated as MSSADATKKLAKNEYLKEESNNLRGNLMEELADSSTAGITDDAAQLTKFHGMYVQDDRDVRGERRVKKLEKAYSFMLRVRLPGGVCTPDQYLVMDQLSSDYGNNTIRLTTRQTYQLHGLLKGNLRNVIRKMDSVLMDSIGACGDINRNVMCQPDFKKSHAHAKVYEVAKNVSLHLLPKGKAYREIFIDGEKFSGEVEEEPIYGTTYLPRKFKIGVAIPPTNDIDVFSQDLGFIAIFDGEELLGFNVTVGGGLGTTHGNDKTYPRVADIMGFCAPDQVNQVAEAVVLAQRDNGNRVDRKNARLKYTIDRMGLAAFKAEVEKRTGFALGEAKDFEFTTIEDDYGWNQDIEGNWYYVQFIQSGRIVDKDGVNLRTAFREIAKIHKGDIRLTPSQNLAFCGIAEKDKAAIQAILDQNGVAGPEKLTGLRKNAMACPALPTCGLALSESERFIPELLDGFEKVLDEAGLSDDAISIRMTGCPNGCARPYLAEIGLIGKAPGKYNLYLGAKYNGMRLNTIYKESIKADEIIPAVEPHLKAYAKERQEGEGFGDFCVRTGVVTPPTKYTVGQD; from the coding sequence ATGAGTTCCGCTGACGCCACCAAAAAGCTCGCCAAGAACGAGTATCTAAAAGAGGAGAGCAACAATCTCCGCGGCAACCTTATGGAGGAATTGGCCGACAGCAGCACTGCCGGCATCACCGACGACGCTGCCCAGCTCACCAAGTTTCACGGCATGTACGTTCAGGACGATCGCGATGTGCGTGGCGAGCGACGCGTCAAGAAGCTGGAGAAGGCTTACTCCTTCATGCTTCGCGTTCGCCTGCCTGGCGGCGTCTGCACGCCTGACCAGTACCTGGTGATGGACCAGCTCTCCAGCGATTACGGAAACAACACCATTCGCCTGACCACGCGCCAGACCTACCAGCTGCACGGTCTGCTCAAGGGCAACCTGCGCAACGTGATCCGCAAGATGGACAGCGTGCTCATGGACTCCATCGGGGCCTGCGGCGATATCAACCGCAACGTGATGTGCCAGCCGGATTTCAAGAAGAGCCACGCGCACGCCAAGGTCTACGAAGTGGCCAAAAACGTTTCGCTCCACCTCCTGCCCAAGGGCAAGGCCTACCGCGAAATCTTCATCGACGGCGAAAAGTTCTCTGGCGAGGTGGAAGAAGAACCCATCTACGGCACCACCTATCTGCCTCGTAAGTTCAAGATAGGCGTTGCCATCCCGCCCACCAACGACATCGACGTCTTCTCCCAGGATCTCGGCTTCATCGCCATTTTCGACGGCGAAGAGCTTCTCGGCTTCAACGTCACCGTCGGCGGCGGACTTGGCACCACTCACGGAAACGACAAGACCTACCCGCGCGTCGCCGACATCATGGGCTTCTGCGCGCCGGACCAGGTGAACCAGGTCGCGGAAGCGGTGGTGCTTGCTCAACGCGACAACGGAAACCGCGTCGATCGCAAGAACGCACGCCTCAAGTACACCATCGACCGCATGGGCCTCGCCGCCTTCAAGGCCGAGGTGGAAAAACGAACCGGATTCGCCCTCGGCGAAGCCAAGGACTTCGAGTTCACCACCATCGAGGACGACTACGGCTGGAATCAGGATATCGAAGGAAACTGGTACTACGTGCAGTTCATCCAGTCCGGTCGCATCGTCGACAAGGACGGCGTGAACCTGCGCACCGCCTTCCGAGAAATCGCCAAAATCCACAAGGGCGACATTCGTCTCACTCCTTCCCAAAACCTCGCTTTCTGCGGCATCGCGGAGAAAGACAAGGCAGCCATCCAAGCGATTCTCGATCAAAACGGCGTCGCCGGTCCTGAAAAGCTCACCGGCCTGCGCAAAAACGCCATGGCTTGCCCGGCTCTTCCGACCTGCGGCCTAGCCCTCTCCGAATCCGAACGCTTCATCCCGGAACTCCTAGACGGATTCGAGAAGGTGCTCGACGAAGCCGGCCTCAGCGACGACGCCATCAGCATTCGCATGACCGGTTGCCCGAATGGCTGCGCTCGCCCGTACCTCGCGGAAATCGGCCTCATCGGCAAGGCTCCAGGAAAATACAACCTGTATCTAGGAGCCAAATACAACGGCATGCGCCTCAACACGATCTACAAGGAAAGCATCAAAGCCGACGAAATCATTCCCGCTGTCGAACCGCACCTGAAGGCCTACGCCAAGGAGCGGCAAGAAGGCGAAGGCTTCGGAGACTTCTGCGTTCGCACTGGCGTAGTGACTCCACCAACCAAATACACCGTCGGCCAAGACTAA
- a CDS encoding DoxX family membrane protein encodes MKLSLASLSKFDFFGVLVLRLGAGALVAFHGFPMLLGGADAWTEVGSGAAIARLPESLFLVAGLAACIIQVFGGLLLALGLFTRGAALFLTIVSAFALANVIQSGDFHLTFFAHLQVTLLFFGLLFIGPGRFSLDRKGI; translated from the coding sequence ATGAAACTCTCACTCGCCAGCCTCAGCAAATTCGACTTTTTCGGAGTCCTCGTCCTCCGCCTCGGAGCAGGCGCTCTCGTCGCCTTTCACGGCTTTCCCATGCTACTGGGCGGAGCGGACGCGTGGACCGAAGTCGGCAGCGGAGCAGCCATCGCTCGCCTTCCAGAAAGCCTTTTCCTCGTAGCGGGACTGGCCGCCTGCATCATCCAAGTCTTCGGCGGCCTCCTGCTAGCGCTAGGGCTTTTCACGCGTGGAGCGGCCCTCTTCCTCACCATCGTCTCAGCCTTCGCCCTGGCAAACGTGATTCAGAGCGGCGACTTCCACCTCACCTTTTTCGCTCACCTGCAGGTGACGCTTCTTTTTTTCGGTCTGCTATTCATCGGGCCAGGACGCTTCAGCCTGGATCGCAAGGGCATCTAG
- a CDS encoding ATP-dependent DNA ligase, translating to MTWKLEQQNGIYLPDLDWHLDARKPVARSFVSHAHFDHMGDHETILCSAPTAQLIRDRLPGERQWQVHAFGEAFEFAPGVTGTLHPAGHIIGSAMLRLERDGQSLLYSGDFKLTAGISAEACQPVAADTLIVETTYGVPRYTFPPESEVIADIIRFARESIENGETPVLFGYSLGKSQEILRALADSDLQAMLHPQSYKLTESCATLGWEFPDFQPFDPSDHEGKVLICPPMARNASWLKKVRKPKTAIISGWAIDPSAVYRYQCDKAFPLSDHADYLDLQSFVAQVAPKTVFTVHGFAQEFAATLREQGYEAWALGKENQLSLDIPEEKPDLSDAFPNSDPLDPDSLPLDSFARLAATAATLGETDSKNRKVEILSGYLSKLDVDSAALASLFLTGRPFPQASSQRLNIGWSLVRQSILLASGSSEADFKTLYDSLRDSSEVAARLLAKLQVKPTRTLTQIASFFDGLAAAPSPAFRQSLLSEEFRKLTPEEGKLLMKIISGDLRIGLKEGLVEEALAATYGLDKEELRKANLRSGNLLTVARHAARDALQEIRLTPFHPLQFMLASPEANAEAIVARLGDAVWTEDKYDGIRCQIHKVGERAELYSRDLNRITHQFPELAEAARQIPQDFIADGEVVAWGYERPLPFSELQKRLGRKGEDLFLGEEIPVILWLYDLLWFENEDLLDAPLENRRRKLDTFSVNPKARIAPVSILSSPQDIEAEFAAARARGNEGLMLKDPSSAYLPGRRGLSWLKLKKAYATIDVVVVAAEYGHGKRKDVLSDYTFAVRDESDGSLKTIGKAYTGLTNAQIDSLTERFLANTIEDEGRLKRVVPDTVLEIAFDSIRESKRHDSGLALRFPRIKRIRTDKTVEQIDTLAQCRRLLEAGQQADAVHRPE from the coding sequence ATGACCTGGAAACTCGAGCAACAGAACGGAATCTACCTGCCAGACCTCGACTGGCATCTCGACGCTCGCAAGCCGGTCGCTCGCTCCTTCGTCTCCCACGCCCATTTCGACCACATGGGCGATCACGAAACCATTCTTTGCAGCGCCCCTACCGCCCAGTTGATCCGCGACCGTCTGCCAGGCGAGCGCCAGTGGCAAGTCCACGCGTTCGGCGAAGCCTTCGAATTCGCTCCCGGCGTCACCGGTACCCTCCACCCGGCGGGGCACATCATCGGCTCGGCAATGCTGCGCCTGGAACGCGACGGCCAATCCTTGCTCTATTCGGGCGACTTCAAGCTCACCGCTGGCATCTCCGCCGAAGCGTGCCAGCCCGTCGCTGCCGACACGTTGATCGTGGAGACTACCTACGGCGTGCCGCGCTACACCTTTCCTCCGGAAAGCGAGGTCATCGCCGACATCATTCGCTTCGCCCGCGAATCCATCGAAAACGGGGAGACGCCGGTGCTGTTCGGCTACAGTTTGGGCAAAAGCCAGGAGATCCTGCGGGCCCTCGCCGATAGCGACCTCCAGGCCATGCTGCATCCGCAGAGCTACAAGCTCACCGAAAGCTGCGCCACCCTCGGCTGGGAGTTTCCCGATTTCCAGCCCTTCGACCCATCCGACCATGAAGGCAAGGTGCTCATCTGCCCGCCGATGGCTCGCAACGCCTCATGGCTGAAAAAGGTGCGCAAACCGAAAACCGCCATCATTTCCGGCTGGGCCATCGATCCCTCCGCAGTCTACCGCTACCAATGCGACAAGGCCTTTCCGCTCTCCGACCACGCCGACTACCTCGATCTGCAAAGCTTCGTCGCCCAGGTCGCCCCAAAAACCGTCTTCACCGTGCACGGGTTCGCCCAAGAGTTCGCCGCCACGTTGCGCGAACAAGGCTACGAAGCCTGGGCCTTGGGAAAGGAAAACCAGCTCAGCCTCGACATCCCCGAAGAAAAGCCCGACCTCAGCGACGCCTTTCCCAACAGCGACCCGCTGGATCCCGATTCCCTACCGCTGGACAGCTTCGCCAGACTCGCCGCCACCGCCGCCACGCTCGGAGAAACCGACAGCAAGAACAGGAAGGTGGAAATCCTCAGCGGCTACCTTTCGAAACTGGATGTCGACTCCGCCGCCTTGGCCTCGCTTTTCCTCACCGGACGCCCCTTTCCCCAAGCTTCCAGCCAACGCCTCAACATCGGCTGGTCCCTGGTGCGACAATCCATCCTGCTCGCGAGCGGCTCCAGCGAAGCCGACTTCAAAACGCTCTACGACAGCCTAAGAGACAGCTCCGAGGTCGCGGCTCGCCTGCTCGCCAAACTCCAGGTCAAGCCCACCCGCACGCTGACCCAGATCGCCTCCTTCTTCGACGGGCTCGCCGCCGCCCCCAGCCCGGCCTTTCGCCAGTCCCTGCTCAGCGAGGAGTTTCGCAAACTGACCCCGGAAGAAGGCAAGCTGCTCATGAAGATCATCAGCGGCGACCTGCGCATCGGACTGAAGGAGGGCCTAGTGGAAGAAGCTCTTGCAGCCACCTACGGGCTCGACAAGGAGGAGCTCCGCAAGGCCAACCTGCGCAGCGGCAACCTGCTGACCGTGGCGCGACACGCAGCCCGCGACGCCCTGCAGGAGATTCGCCTCACGCCCTTCCACCCGCTGCAGTTCATGCTGGCCAGCCCGGAGGCCAACGCGGAGGCGATCGTGGCTCGACTGGGCGACGCGGTCTGGACCGAGGATAAATACGACGGCATCCGATGCCAGATCCACAAGGTCGGCGAGCGGGCGGAGCTCTACAGCCGCGATCTTAATCGCATCACCCACCAGTTTCCCGAGCTCGCCGAAGCGGCCCGCCAGATCCCGCAGGACTTCATCGCGGACGGCGAGGTGGTCGCTTGGGGCTACGAGCGGCCGCTGCCGTTTTCCGAGCTTCAAAAACGCCTCGGACGCAAGGGCGAAGACCTATTCCTCGGGGAGGAAATTCCGGTGATTCTCTGGCTTTACGACCTGCTTTGGTTCGAAAACGAGGACTTGCTCGACGCGCCCTTGGAAAACCGCCGCAGGAAGCTGGACACCTTTTCCGTGAACCCCAAAGCCCGCATCGCTCCAGTCAGCATCCTGTCATCGCCCCAGGACATCGAAGCTGAATTCGCAGCCGCCCGAGCCCGCGGAAACGAAGGACTGATGCTCAAGGACCCTTCCAGCGCCTACCTTCCCGGCAGACGCGGCCTCTCCTGGCTGAAGCTGAAGAAGGCCTACGCCACCATCGATGTCGTGGTGGTGGCGGCGGAATACGGCCACGGCAAGCGCAAGGACGTGCTGTCAGACTACACCTTCGCGGTACGTGACGAGTCCGACGGCTCGCTGAAAACCATCGGCAAGGCCTACACCGGTCTCACCAACGCCCAGATCGACTCCCTCACCGAACGCTTTCTGGCCAACACCATCGAAGACGAGGGACGCCTCAAACGCGTGGTCCCGGACACCGTGCTGGAAATCGCCTTCGACAGCATTCGCGAAAGCAAGCGGCACGATTCCGGCCTCGCCCTGCGCTTCCCTCGCATCAAACGCATCCGGACCGACAAAACCGTCGAACAAATCGACACCCTCGCTCAATGTCGCCGCCTGCTGGAAGCCGGGCAGCAAGCCGACGCAGTCCATCGCCCCGAATAA
- a CDS encoding LysE family translocator, whose translation MLVPPDKLSLFALASLIMVLTPGPNMLYLISRSLCQGHKAGLISLVGVVIGFLLHMFMAAFGLSAFFLAIPAAYDALRLAGACYLLWLAWKAIRPGSDFIPSPQNLKSDSTHRLISMGFLTNALNPKIAVFYLSIFTQFLDPTHGSLLRQSIELGITQITISAAVNATIVLSASAVYAYLGRGRLWPRIQRWFMATTLTALATKLAIDTRR comes from the coding sequence ATGCTAGTCCCACCTGACAAACTCAGCCTCTTCGCTCTCGCCTCACTCATCATGGTCCTCACTCCAGGACCCAACATGCTCTACCTCATTTCTCGCTCCCTCTGCCAAGGCCACAAAGCTGGTCTCATCTCCCTCGTCGGCGTTGTCATTGGGTTTCTGTTACACATGTTCATGGCTGCCTTTGGCCTCTCAGCATTCTTCCTCGCCATCCCCGCCGCCTACGACGCCCTCCGCCTCGCCGGAGCCTGTTACTTGCTGTGGCTCGCCTGGAAAGCCATCCGCCCCGGCAGCGACTTTATCCCATCACCCCAAAATCTCAAAAGCGACTCCACGCACCGCCTTATCAGCATGGGCTTCCTCACCAACGCCCTCAATCCCAAGATCGCCGTCTTCTACCTCTCCATCTTCACCCAGTTCCTCGACCCCACCCACGGCTCCCTCCTCCGCCAAAGCATCGAGCTCGGGATCACCCAAATAACCATCAGCGCTGCCGTAAACGCCACTATCGTCCTTTCTGCCTCTGCGGTTTACGCTTACCTTGGCCGCGGCCGCCTTTGGCCCCGCATCCAACGCTGGTTCATGGCCACCACCCTCACCGCCCTCGCCACCAAACTCGCCATAGACACCCGCCGCTAA
- a CDS encoding ATP-binding protein — protein sequence MKSLFAHFSRSISARMFGGLSVMLALFVATVAIVLVMNSTQNSSSAAINDCGKLRMLSQRVAKASLLIADGDEFARGELMESVNEYESLLNGLVYGDPNRGLDRAEGRLAEQLERLRETWRDYRQRAEELVSNDADAMRFVRAKEAIVQSNTDLLEQANAIVSSLEAEATSKVDALLAVLYGLLVCGAVLFSGLVWALHRSLKPLKRLTSVSEKVAQGDFSTRASIRANDEVGVLGLAFDTMIEKIGRQISLLELTVSQLEEAKDHAEASMEKKSEMLAVMSHEIRAPLNGIIGMTNLLNQKVSNEEQKRYTEIVNVSGKALLEIIDDVLDFSKIEAGKLELNYGPFDLRTCVQEAVDIASYSASSKGLMMETRIAESVSPIVYGDQTRLRQVLINLLSNAVKFTRRGWVNVVVKEAASADGRSSNLMFSVEDTGVGFDEDEAERLFKFYSQANASTSRSYGGTGLGLAISKMLVEAMGGTIWVTSKPGKGTTFNFTIQADRKEQAEL from the coding sequence ATGAAAAGCTTGTTCGCCCATTTTAGCCGGAGCATCAGCGCCCGCATGTTCGGTGGCTTGTCGGTCATGCTGGCCTTGTTCGTGGCCACGGTGGCCATCGTGCTGGTGATGAACTCGACCCAGAATTCCAGCTCGGCGGCTATCAACGACTGCGGAAAGCTGCGCATGCTCAGCCAGCGCGTGGCCAAGGCGAGTCTGCTCATCGCGGATGGAGACGAGTTCGCCCGCGGCGAGCTCATGGAATCCGTGAACGAGTACGAGTCGCTGCTCAATGGCTTGGTGTACGGCGATCCGAACCGGGGCCTCGATCGAGCGGAGGGTCGCCTCGCCGAGCAGCTGGAGCGTTTGCGCGAGACATGGAGGGACTATCGGCAGCGGGCCGAAGAACTCGTGTCGAACGATGCGGACGCGATGCGCTTCGTTCGAGCGAAGGAAGCGATCGTGCAGTCCAACACGGATTTGCTGGAGCAGGCGAACGCCATCGTGAGCTCGCTCGAAGCGGAGGCCACCTCAAAGGTGGACGCCCTGCTGGCGGTTCTCTACGGTTTGTTGGTTTGCGGCGCCGTTCTCTTTTCCGGGCTCGTTTGGGCGTTGCATCGGTCGTTGAAGCCGCTCAAGCGCTTGACCTCGGTTTCTGAAAAGGTGGCCCAAGGAGACTTTTCCACCCGCGCCAGCATTCGAGCGAATGACGAGGTGGGAGTGCTGGGATTGGCCTTCGATACCATGATCGAGAAGATCGGGCGTCAGATAAGCTTGCTGGAGCTGACCGTTTCCCAACTGGAGGAGGCCAAGGATCATGCCGAAGCCAGCATGGAGAAAAAAAGCGAAATGCTGGCGGTGATGAGCCACGAGATCAGGGCCCCGCTCAACGGGATCATCGGCATGACGAACCTGCTGAACCAAAAGGTCTCCAACGAAGAGCAGAAACGCTATACGGAGATCGTGAACGTCTCTGGCAAGGCCTTGCTGGAAATCATCGACGACGTGCTGGACTTTTCCAAGATCGAAGCTGGCAAGCTGGAGCTGAACTATGGTCCTTTCGATCTGAGGACCTGCGTGCAGGAGGCGGTGGATATCGCCTCGTACTCGGCGAGCTCGAAAGGCCTGATGATGGAAACGCGCATCGCGGAATCGGTTTCCCCAATCGTTTACGGGGATCAGACGCGCTTGCGCCAGGTGCTGATAAATCTGCTCTCCAACGCGGTGAAGTTCACGCGTCGGGGCTGGGTGAACGTCGTGGTGAAGGAGGCGGCCAGCGCGGACGGCAGGTCCTCCAACCTGATGTTTTCCGTGGAAGACACGGGCGTGGGCTTCGACGAGGACGAGGCGGAGCGGCTTTTCAAGTTCTACAGTCAAGCCAATGCCAGTACCAGTCGATCGTACGGAGGCACCGGACTAGGGCTAGCGATTTCCAAGATGCTGGTGGAGGCCATGGGCGGTACTATCTGGGTCACCAGCAAGCCGGGCAAGGGCACCACCTTCAACTTCACGATTCAAGCGGATCGAAAGGAACAGGCGGAATTGTGA